The sequence TATGCATTGACTATAGGGAAAAGAAGTGTGTGCATTGCTGGTGATccaattacctctaaatcaagttAATAACTTAAAATAATTGCAGTTTAAATGTTATGTCGTATGCTCTCTACTAATACTAATCGTTATTTCAAAACTTTGTATTTAATACTAATCGTTATTTCAAAACTTTGTATTGCTAAATTCAAACGCGCGCGATGGAGCGCGCCAGTCCACTAGTTTATATGATGGTACTACGCATCAACGGCGCACCAAAAACCCAGCCACACCACACATCACGGCGCCTATCACGATCCAACGAAGGTGAGAGTTACAAAGCCAGGTATAAGGGCAACAAAAGAAGAACTCAGGTGACAGAAACAGGAGATCAGTCTCAAATGACAAACTACGTGGTAAATGCTCCCCCTCACGCTTTTTCCATGGCCAGAACCCAGCGGGCTCACAAGAGGCGGATGCTGGGATGTCTCACTACAACTGAACCGAGATCATCCATCAGGTTGCTGGTACCATCGCAGCAGGCGCCGTGGTTCTCGACCCTAGGGCTGCTGCCCGTGCTGCTGGAGACCGATCCGAAGGCGGTCGTCCTCTGCAGAACTCCCACGGGGGACGACTGCATGCCGTGGCCTGAATCCCAGCAGTAGTAGTCGGTTAGAGGTGGCGCCGCCGACGGGCAACCTCTTGCTTCCGCGTTGCTGTTGTTCTTGGCCAGAACCTCCCCCAACGGGCCGCCCGTCGAAGAGTCGCGGAACATCGTCGCCCAGGTCGCTTCTAGCTGGCTAACCTCGTATCTGTTCGCTGCAGCGCTGACGACGCCAGATGGGGTATACTCGCGGCCCAGCTTGAGAGGTGACAGAATCAGCTTCTCGTGGTCGTGGATGGGAGATGTGGAGGCCGATGATAGCTCGGAGGATGCCATTGGAGCGGATACTGAGAGCTGGGACCTCTGAGCTCTGGGCATGTCCTCTGCCTCGGGCCATGAAAGACCTCCCTGGGCAGGTGGCGTCCTGGGCCAGTCCACAAAGTGTTGCAGGGAGGCGGAGCTCTGGTGCTCACTCAGACTCCGTGAGCTGAGCAGATTTTTGACACTCTTCAAGGAACTATGAGGTGAACTCGTCAGTGAATCCGATGGAACAAGGCCAAACTCTGGCCTTGAGCTGCTCACTTCGAAAAGAGCAGTGTTCTGTTTCGAGAACGGAAACACGCTGCCTGCAGTGTTTCCTGTGTTCATGGAAGTCAGCATCGAGACATTGTCAGAGTCCTGCATGTTTTCGCTCTCGTTCGACAGTTTGTTCGCCAGTTCCCTGCACGAATCGTTCGACAGTGGGATTAGGTGGCATGTGTATCGAAGAACGACGGGAACCTTGAGCGTTTTTTGAACATGTTCATGTTTGCAAATCCATGGAAACACTTGACCGAAGACTTTGAGATGGAAGTATCTACTGTGAAAACTACAGTGCCGACAAGTATCGTACTAATATCATATCCAAAAGTGCAGTATCCCACTACAGAAGAGAATACCTGCTATATTGCAGAGAGCATGGATCAGTCGCACCCGTGGCATAGCTCTTCCCCGGCTGCCGGTGCCGATTGACAGCGaggccagcagcagcagtagctccGGCGCCGGCCAGAGCAGCAGCATGCtgggtagcagcagcagcagcagccgccacGGCCACCGCGGACATGGCTTTCGCGGCATGGCCAGGCTGGTCTTCCACATGCTTTCTTGAACGATGGCGTCCCCGGTTCATGTGTCGCTCGCAGTACTTCTGGTCGGCGACCGCGTCCCTGGAGCACCGCCACTTCTTGCCGTCCGTCCGGCGGCACCGCCCAGGCTCCAGATCCGCATTGCCGGAGTAGCCCAGCTGGAAGGAGCCCCACCCGACTGTGCCAACAGGCAACAAGCAGCAGCGCCAATCAAGATTCCGAAAAGGAAAGAACCGACGCGGCTTTTTTATCATGTCGATGTGCATGATGGAACTGAACTACTGAAGCTAGCGCCCAGGCAATAGCACTCAGCACTCTCGGTCGCCTTTGCTTTTTGCGTCCTCCTCTCTTTCTTCGCTTACATGTGCTCGTGCCGAAGTAGGGAGGCGGGTAGGGAGACGATGCGAGGCTCCCGCTCCTCCTGATGGGGACGAGGAGGCTGTGAGGTACGGGGCTGTTCGCGGACAGGTACTTGTAGATCAGGGCCTGGTGCTCCAGCTCGATCCACTGCGGCGGCGTGAAGGGGCCTCTCACCCTCGCCGAGCTCATCAATCCTGCGGGGGAGGAAACAGGCAGGCGTAGTTAGGAGGAGATGAGCAGCAGAGCAGTGAAAGCCAACAAGGCACAGCCAAAAACATGTACTGCTTCATAGAGATTAGAGACAAAGAAACCTGGAACAAAGTCCTGGTGTTGGCACCTTtttggggcgccaatcactcaaaagaaccggcggcggtgctctctggtcaggcgcggacggtccgcgacgcagggccggacggtccgcgacctggcacgaggctagggtttcctgcctgacggccggacggtccgcgccctagggccggacggtccgcgacctggcgacagggtcgtcttcctcctccttgctggaatctagatctcgtcccctgggggggaaagatcttaaggtgctccgggttgacaggtcacccggggcgtccccagatGACGTGGAGTcgtctaggaattaagagatcaattcgaggaagaggtcttggatggacaactagatcttgcccctcgggaggggtgagatcttagggtcgtcttgggatcggcaggccacccaagacggatctagacgacgtagagtcgaataggggtgaaggtggatatgcggaagactacaactagaactatgctacatctactcctagggcaggaaaagtaaataaggtaattggttcgattggaatgtgttcgggggttctcaatcggccgtacccctttatatttataggggaggaggtctggaccttttcctaagagatagccaacaaactcccacgtgattagatggataaccacgcaggAGATAAGGATAAatatccgagttaatctaatctcgggacacgcggaccgtccgggcccaagggccgaaccgtccgctcattttggtgcccaacatatgcccccctgccttttggtggagcttggcgaaccaaaagcatcagTGAAAACTTCGGAAATAATTGACCTCATGAGCTTTTGTTCCCGAtgtaaggactcagctcgatgcaagtcatcggctcttgcgatcagataatataaataatTGATGAAACTTTAATGCACAGAGGCCGTTTCGgatcgcatcctcttcggccatgtctacctgatcaacctgtcaataggcaaaaacttgtggtgccccccagcccaaataagcaaacggATTGGGCCAGAAATACGAATTCGTcgccgtaccaccccacacatgagcaggacaacacatcggcgatggatagaacgggacgcaccatgctatccctggaggaggatgacaaggcgatcttggttgtgctaccttttgggtccgtttagtcgtcttttgctttcgcacagaccgcccttttgacttcgtctgctttattggccggttgtgtggaacgGCCTTCTTCGTATATTTGGCAAGCAATTGACCAAAAGTAGGGTcgactctactgagtcgtccagacgtcttaatagtattttgtttcctaacacttgtTTTGGAACCTTGTGGTCCGGtggtctgaggttgctgcttctgacTGTTTGCGGACTGTCCGACCATtatagccggaccgtccgctaCTGTCTCGGACTGTTCAGCCTTAGTACCCGGATCGTCAGGCGTACGCAGGACAGgtgaccgtgatcgggtgtccgatcgtgcttgccccccggtgcctccggtctttcttttgtccggagTCTTCCGAGTAACCATTATGTGTGACATATTTGGTGTACGGggatcaccaatgacgatatttttatCTTTGCTTTTATCGGCCGCACAGGGCCGAACTATGACTTTTTTGCTTGTCGGCTCTAATATGGTGGCAGGGACAGGTGGCCTGTCAATCCTCACCTCCTTTTGAAACCTCAACcggccttcgtttatagccgattgtatttgccgacgAAAGACagcacaatcattggtgttatgaagaaaggagccatgccatttaCAATATATACGCCCTTTTAATTCTTCAACTGGAGGAATTATATGTGATAGtttaatattaccatgtttaagcaactcatcaaatattttatcacacttagtaatatgaaatgtgaacttaaccttttccttttgtgtcgagtgcgggtgagagcgaacagaaggtttggccttagtgggccaaacaagctcagggacatgtgacttttttggttcttgggggttgtgtggccggtTATATGTACGCCGGCCTTCCACACTAGACGGATCACAGGTGACTTCTGGTGCTCCGGACGATCCGACCTGCACAGTCGGACGGTCTGCGGGTGGATCGGACGGTCCGGTACTATCCTCGGACTGTCCGGTCACGTCAGGCAACACCTGTGACCCTTGCGGTGGGCTCTGTgtaactccggactgtccggcgtagggtgccggacggtctgacggagggtcggacggtccgcgattgtgtgcggacggtccgaccgtgctcagggttgactcaccatttagcgaagatggtggtgacggtcgttctggatatgagtccatcggcacaccagaatatggctgggaaaacccatttgttgccgatgtgtttggcgcaattgtttcagcgcctaatttatgtgataaaaaatcaggcatgtgagtttttcctaatgcatgTGCCATCCTCTCTATATCCTCCGTAATACTTTTAATctgattatcaaaagaaattttaatagatggAATATCATCGGCTGACCTGGCATCACCTATCGTGGGGAGCTGTTGCAGCACGGCTAACATATACTCGGCGTTTATCTCCCTTTCTTGGACGGTCTTCTGGTGGCAGTCTACCCTGAAGTGCGAGAGGTACCACTTATCCGCCACCTTGAGCACCTGATCCTTTTGTCGATGGGCCTCCTCGTCTATTTTCTTCATGTCATCTTCTAATCTTTTATGCTCAGCGGCCGATAAATTAGTCAGCCTTTTGTTGCTGTTTGGAGAAGCACcgttgagatctttagaatcggccatgtaagcctgattttgtagatctgcaacttcgtccccagcggagtcgccaaaaagtatgttagcacctttttggggcgccaatcactcaaaagaactggcggcggtgctctctggtcaggcgcggacggtccgcggcgcagggccggacggtccgcgacctggcacgaggctagggtttcctgcctgacggccggacggtccgcgccctagggccggacggtccgcgacctggcgacagggtcgtcttcctcctccttgctggaatctagatctcgtcccctggggggaaaagatcttaaggtgctccgggtcgacaggtcacccggggcgtccccagatGACGTGGAGTcgtctaggaattaagagatcaattcgaggaagaggtcttggatggacaactagatcttgccccttgggaggggtgagatcctagggtcgtcttgggatcggcaggccacccaagacggatctagacgacgtagagtcgaataggggtgaaggtggatatgcggaagactacaactagaactatgctacatctactcctagggcaggaaaagtaaataaggtaattggttcgattggaatgtgttcgggggttctcaatcggccgtacccctttatatttataggggaggaggtctggaccttttcctaagagatagccaacaaactcccacgtgattagatggataaccacgcaggAGATAAGGATAAatatccgagttaatctaatctcgggacacgcggaccgtccgggcccaagggccgaaccgtccgctcattttggtgcccAACACCTGGCTACTGCAAGTACTATCATAAACCTGATATATGCAGCAAGCTTGAATCGTGGGCTCCATTGAAACTTTCTTGTATGCATTCTTGCTCCTTTAGCTGTTTCTCATTTTTTAAGTTTCCGAGTTGTAAGTGGA is a genomic window of Zea mays cultivar B73 chromosome 5, Zm-B73-REFERENCE-NAM-5.0, whole genome shotgun sequence containing:
- the LOC100191470 gene encoding Growth-regulating factor 6; translated protein: MEAGGGASELGLLGAGSGRLLKHGRGDAAGGEDHGWVVVVGGGGRAKQARTASVGTGDAAATAAVPFLLGSCGGPGHGGERMLSFSSAAAAAPDDGGAMPPLYYGTPASCSGLMSSARVRGPFTPPQWIELEHQALIYKYLSANSPVPHSLLVPIRRSGSLASSPYPPPYFGTSTFGWGSFQLGYSGNADLEPGRCRRTDGKKWRCSRDAVADQKYCERHMNRGRHRSRKHVEDQPGHAAKAMSAVAVAAAAAAATQHAAALAGAGATAAAGLAVNRHRQPGKSYATGATDPCSLQYSRELANKLSNESENMQDSDNVSMLTSMNTGNTAGSVFPFSKQNTALFEVSSSRPEFGLVPSDSLTSSPHSSLKSVKNLLSSRSLSEHQSSASLQHFVDWPRTPPAQGGLSWPEAEDMPRAQRSQLSVSAPMASSELSSASTSPIHDHEKLILSPLKLGREYTPSGVVSAAANRYEVSQLEATWATMFRDSSTGGPLGEVLAKNNSNAEARGCPSAAPPLTDYYCWDSGHGMQSSPVGVLQRTTAFGSVSSSTGSSPRVENHGACCDGTSNLMDDLGSVVVRHPSIRLL